The DNA region GGCGATCTCCAGCCTATGGGCGGCCCCCCCAGCACTGGAGCTTTCTTACCGGGACGACCGCTGGCAAACCTCGGCGGGACGCAGGGAGGCCGAGGCCGGCCTGGCTTGGCCGCTGTGGATACCTGGACAGCGCAATGCACGCGGCGCTGTTGTCGATGCCGACGTGGAGCTGTCCCAAGCTGCTGTTCAAGCGGGGCGCCTGCATTTCGCGGGCCTGGTGCGGGAAGCCGCCTGGGGCATTGCCGCGCAAAAGGCCGAGTCCGACTTGGCGGACGCCCAAGTGCGATCTCTGCAGGAGATCTCCGACGACGTACGGCGCCGTTTCAAAGCGGGTGATCTGGCCCACGCGGATGCGCTTGCCGCTCAATCCGAGGCTCTGGCTGCGCAATCTGCACAGTTGGCTGCACGCCAGCGCCTAAGCGCCAGCCAGTCGCAATGGATGACCCTGACGGGCATAGCCCTGGCGCCTGATCTCACGTCTGTCCCGGTTTCTGATGGTGCCGCAGTTTCACCAGGCGGGGCGCACTTCGCCGTTGAAACGCACCCCGATGCGCGTGTCGCTGCACTGACGGTTGAGCGCGCTCGCAAGCGGCTGGACGTGGTGGCCGCGACGCGGAGCGACCCTCCAGAGCTTTTGCTGCGCATCCGGCAAGACACTCCCGGGCGGGGTGAGTCGGCTCAAAACAGCATCGGCGTCGGCGTGCGCATTCCCCTGGGCACAGCGAGCCGCAATCAGCCGCTGCAAGCTGCCGCACTGAGTGAGCTGGATGTAGCGCTGACCACGAAACAGCGAACTGAGGAGCGGCTGGCTGCTGACGCAGCGATGGCGCGGGCTGCGGTGCACACGGCAGAGCAGCAACTGGAAGCGGAGCGCCAGCGCTCGGCACTCCTGCGGGAGCGTGCCACGCTCATTGATCGGTCTTTCAAAGCTGGAGAAACACCGCTACCGGAGTTGTTGCGCGCGCTCGCTGCAGCTACCCAGGCCGACACCAGCTTCGCGCGCCAGCAAGTGGCTGTAGGCCTGGCCCGCGCCCGCCTCCAGCAATCTCTCGGAATCCTTCCATGAATCTCTTGAATCTATTCCCCTCTCGTTCCCGCCTCTCATTGCTGGGAGCAGGCTTCGCCGTGCTGGTGCTTGCCGGTACACCTAGCTATGCCGCGCCAGGCGCGCACGGCCCCAACGGCGAGCACCTGGATGCCCCCGCTCAAGCAGGTGCCAACAGCGGCCCCGTGCCCAGTTTTGAAGCCAGCTCGGAAGCCTTCGAGTTGGTGGGCCGACTGCAGGGCGGAGAGTTGTCCATCCTGATCAACCGCTTTGCCACCAACGAACCTGTGCTCAACGCCACGGTCGAAGTGGAGACGGGCAATCTCAAGGCGCCTGCCAAGTTCCACCCGGACATGGGCGACTACGCGATCGACGATGCAAGCATGCTCAAGGCCCTGGCGGCGCCCGGTGACCATCCCATGGTGGTCACTGTACTGGCGGGCAATGACTCCGACCTTCTGGACAGCACCCTCACGGTCGCGGGCGCCGCGCTTGATGACCATGGCCACTCCCACGACGGCAACGGTGCCCATGGGCCCTCCCGAACAGTCTGGTTAGCTTTGGCCCTGGTCGTCCTGGCGGCGGTCGGTTGGTTCTTTGGTCGCACGCCGAAGGCTGCAGGTAAGTCCTCCAAAGGAGGTGCGCTGTGAACTCATCGATGCAAAAAACCAAGGCAACCAGCATGCTTCATGTTTTCGGCTTGAGTGTCATCACGTACATCTCGGCGATGTTCTCACCTATTGCCGTCGCAGCGCCGGGTGCCCATGGGCCGAACGGTGAGCATCTGGATGCCTCCACGGCGGTCAGCGCATCCGGTTTGATGCGGTTGCCAGACGGCAGTGTCAACGTTCCGATGCTCGCCCAACGGCGCCTGGGTATCCGCACACAGTTGACCCCTGAAACCCAGGCCGCCGCCACCATCGAGTTGTCAGGCCGTGTGGTCGTGGACCCCAATGCGAGTGGTCGTGTCCAGGCGATCCATGGGGGACGGATCGAAGCGGGACCACGCGGGCTACCGGTCGCTGGCCAGACCGTGCGCCAGGGGGAGGTGCTGGCCTATGTGGCTCACCACGCAGAACCCTACGCATTGGCAAACCAGCAAGCCCAATTGGCAGAGTTGCGTAGTAGCCGAGAACTGGCTGCACAGCGTGTGCAGCGGCTGCAGTCCCTCG from Acidovorax sp. T1 includes:
- a CDS encoding TolC family protein: MAPTLALAVEAAWQRATQAREAEGQTHRAAAERVAISSLWAAPPALELSYRDDRWQTSAGRREAEAGLAWPLWIPGQRNARGAVVDADVELSQAAVQAGRLHFAGLVREAAWGIAAQKAESDLADAQVRSLQEISDDVRRRFKAGDLAHADALAAQSEALAAQSAQLAARQRLSASQSQWMTLTGIALAPDLTSVPVSDGAAVSPGGAHFAVETHPDARVAALTVERARKRLDVVAATRSDPPELLLRIRQDTPGRGESAQNSIGVGVRIPLGTASRNQPLQAAALSELDVALTTKQRTEERLAADAAMARAAVHTAEQQLEAERQRSALLRERATLIDRSFKAGETPLPELLRALAAATQADTSFARQQVAVGLARARLQQSLGILP